In Halobaculum limi, one DNA window encodes the following:
- the idsA3 gene encoding geranylfarnesyl diphosphate synthase has protein sequence MSQDATEERVLAAVEQRRDRVNAAIDEELPMAEPERLYEATRYILEAGGKRLRPTAALLVAEALAGVDADAETNYRSFEPLDGEPFDLMRAAVSVEVIQSFTLIHDDIMDEDDLRRGEPAVHRAYDTETAILAGDTLYAKAFELLSDTGADPANTVEAVNRLASACTRICEGQSLDVDFENRDDVTPEEYLEMVELKTAVLYGASAAIPAVLMGADEQTVQALYEYGVDSGRAFQIQDDVLDLTVPSEKLGKQRGSDLVEDKETLITLHARQQGVDVDSLVSADTPAEVSEAEVDEAVAVLEDAGSIAYAREMAEDLTERSKQRLDVLPEGPARDLLADLADYLITRGY, from the coding sequence ATGTCGCAGGACGCGACGGAAGAACGGGTGCTCGCGGCGGTCGAACAGCGCCGCGACCGAGTCAACGCCGCCATCGACGAAGAGCTCCCGATGGCCGAGCCAGAGCGCCTCTACGAGGCGACGCGGTACATTCTGGAGGCCGGTGGCAAGCGCCTCCGACCGACCGCCGCGTTGCTCGTCGCCGAGGCACTCGCTGGCGTCGACGCCGACGCCGAGACGAACTACCGCTCGTTCGAGCCACTCGACGGCGAACCCTTCGACCTGATGCGTGCGGCGGTGAGCGTCGAGGTCATCCAGTCGTTCACGCTCATCCACGACGACATTATGGACGAGGACGACCTCCGGCGCGGCGAACCCGCCGTTCACCGAGCGTACGACACGGAGACGGCTATCCTCGCGGGCGACACGCTGTACGCCAAAGCGTTCGAACTACTCTCGGACACCGGGGCTGACCCGGCGAATACGGTCGAGGCCGTCAACCGACTCGCCTCCGCGTGCACGCGTATCTGCGAGGGTCAGTCGCTCGACGTCGACTTCGAGAACCGCGACGACGTCACGCCCGAGGAGTACCTCGAGATGGTCGAACTCAAGACCGCCGTGCTGTACGGCGCGTCGGCGGCCATCCCTGCCGTCCTTATGGGCGCGGACGAACAGACGGTGCAGGCGCTGTACGAGTACGGCGTCGACTCCGGGCGCGCGTTCCAGATTCAAGACGACGTGCTCGACTTGACCGTCCCCTCGGAGAAACTCGGGAAACAGCGCGGCTCCGACCTCGTCGAGGACAAGGAGACGCTCATCACGCTCCACGCCCGTCAGCAGGGCGTCGACGTGGACTCGCTGGTGTCGGCGGACACGCCCGCCGAGGTCAGCGAGGCGGAAGTCGACGAGGCGGTTGCCGTCCTCGAAGACGCTGGTTCGATCGCGTACGCCCGCGAGATGGCCGAAGACCTCACCGAACGGTCGAAGCAGCGACTCGACGTCCTCCCGGAGGGTCCCGCACGCGACCTACTCGCGGACTTGGCGGACTACCTCATCACTCGCGGCTACTGA
- a CDS encoding DMT family transporter — translation MSSLRNAALFLGLGLCWGGSFPAIEVTLTQLDPLLLGAYRFDVGALVALAYVFWRSDVPIPTSRADLGSVAVGGLLFVVANIAFLAYGQQYTTGGVAAIVYSLNPILTTFFTVALLNEGSLDLRGYVGVVLGVLGVGLVAQPSPENFGATTIGVALVFVAAVAVSFGSVAIRWLDPDSDALPRTAWGMALGAVVLHLGSIAIGEPQVAPAALSPSVVASLLFLGVFSSAVAYAIYFGLLDLLGPFEINLVSYVVPIVATVLGAILLDEPVTPLTVVGFLVVVAGFALVKRDAIRRELARRSVGFT, via the coding sequence GTGAGTTCGCTTCGAAACGCCGCGTTGTTCCTCGGACTCGGCCTGTGTTGGGGCGGCAGTTTCCCGGCAATCGAGGTCACGTTGACGCAGTTGGACCCATTGTTGCTCGGCGCGTACCGCTTCGACGTCGGCGCGCTGGTCGCGCTTGCGTACGTGTTCTGGCGCTCGGACGTCCCCATCCCAACCTCGCGGGCCGATCTGGGGTCGGTCGCGGTTGGCGGGCTACTGTTCGTTGTCGCCAACATCGCGTTTCTCGCGTACGGGCAGCAGTACACGACCGGCGGCGTCGCGGCCATCGTCTACAGCCTCAACCCAATCTTGACGACGTTCTTCACGGTCGCCCTGCTGAACGAGGGGAGCCTCGACCTCCGTGGCTACGTCGGTGTCGTCCTCGGCGTCCTCGGCGTCGGCCTCGTCGCCCAGCCGTCGCCCGAGAACTTCGGCGCGACCACCATCGGCGTGGCGTTGGTGTTCGTCGCCGCCGTCGCCGTCTCGTTCGGGAGCGTCGCGATCCGCTGGCTGGACCCCGACTCGGACGCGCTTCCCCGCACCGCGTGGGGGATGGCGCTCGGCGCGGTGGTGCTCCACCTCGGGAGCATCGCCATCGGTGAGCCACAGGTCGCACCGGCAGCGCTGTCGCCGTCCGTCGTCGCCTCGCTTCTGTTTCTCGGCGTGTTCTCCTCGGCGGTCGCGTACGCCATCTACTTCGGCCTGCTCGATCTGCTGGGGCCGTTCGAGATCAACCTCGTGAGCTACGTCGTCCCGATCGTCGCGACGGTGCTCGGTGCGATCCTCCTCGACGAACCGGTGACGCCGCTGACGGTCGTCGGCTTTCTCGTCGTCGTCGCCGGGTTCGCGCTGGTGAAACGCGATGCGATTCGGCGAGAACTCGCACGGCGGTCGGTCGGCTTCACGTAA
- the bcp gene encoding thioredoxin-dependent thiol peroxidase, which translates to MLDPGTEAPEFTLPDHVGREVSLSEFEGRRVVLYFYPRADTPGCTTEACGFRDAYDEFQERDVAILGVSDDPVDDLTAFARKHDLPFSLLSDEDGSVSAAYDSYGEKNVFGNTVEGVFRNTYLIGPDGEIERVYEGVSPEEHAEELLADIDELADAE; encoded by the coding sequence ATGCTCGACCCCGGAACCGAGGCTCCCGAGTTCACGCTTCCAGACCACGTCGGCCGCGAGGTGTCGCTCTCGGAGTTCGAGGGCCGCCGCGTCGTCCTGTACTTCTACCCTCGTGCCGACACCCCCGGCTGTACGACCGAGGCGTGCGGCTTCCGCGACGCTTACGACGAGTTTCAAGAGCGGGACGTCGCCATCCTCGGCGTCAGCGACGACCCAGTCGACGACCTGACCGCGTTCGCCCGAAAACACGACCTCCCGTTCTCGCTGCTCTCGGACGAGGACGGCAGCGTGTCGGCGGCATACGACTCCTACGGCGAGAAGAACGTCTTCGGCAACACGGTAGAGGGCGTCTTCCGCAACACGTACCTCATCGGCCCCGACGGGGAAATCGAGCGGGTGTACGAGGGCGTCTCACCGGAAGAACACGCCGAGGAACTACTCGCGGACATCGACGAGTTGGCCGACGCCGAGTGA
- the priS gene encoding DNA primase small subunit PriS: MNRRTREYLKGRFGDYYRSASVSPPPQANEREWGHIPFTAGDGTTMVRHQSLLDIGEVSEFLARESPRHAYFSAARYDDPANGSMSDKGWRSADLVFDLDADHLPGVDPEAVSYAEMLAACKEELLALLDLLEADFGFAKSDMQVVFSGGRGYHVHVRDDRVADLDSTARREIVDYVRAVDLNYDGLIEKRPNERGTLQKTLRTEGGWGRRVHEELVAYADRLREMDEADALAELQELDGVGEKTARTIHGVLDRNPEGVKSGNVELGPGASTLVRAIAERVTAEQTAPIDEPVTTDLRRLIRLPGTIHGGSGLLVEPLAFDELDDFDPLRDAIPERFRGRDVLVDVHDPGPVDVGDDRDKVEEGIVSVPEYVGVFLLARGRAEKARE, encoded by the coding sequence ATGAACCGCCGCACCCGCGAGTATCTGAAGGGCCGCTTCGGCGACTACTACCGGAGCGCGAGCGTCTCCCCGCCGCCGCAGGCGAACGAACGCGAGTGGGGACATATCCCCTTCACCGCGGGCGACGGCACGACGATGGTTCGCCACCAGTCGCTGCTCGATATCGGCGAGGTGAGCGAGTTCCTCGCCCGCGAGTCACCGCGGCACGCCTACTTCTCGGCCGCGCGGTACGACGACCCCGCCAACGGCAGTATGAGCGACAAGGGGTGGCGCTCGGCGGACCTCGTCTTCGACCTCGACGCCGACCATCTCCCCGGCGTCGACCCCGAGGCGGTGTCGTACGCGGAGATGCTCGCCGCCTGTAAGGAGGAACTGCTCGCGTTACTCGACCTCCTCGAAGCCGACTTCGGCTTCGCGAAGTCGGATATGCAGGTGGTGTTCTCCGGCGGCCGCGGCTACCACGTCCACGTCCGCGACGACAGGGTGGCGGACCTCGACTCGACCGCGCGCCGAGAGATCGTCGACTACGTTCGCGCGGTCGACCTCAACTACGACGGCCTCATCGAGAAGCGACCAAACGAGCGTGGAACCTTGCAGAAGACGCTCCGCACTGAGGGCGGGTGGGGCCGGCGCGTCCACGAGGAACTCGTCGCGTACGCCGACCGTCTCCGGGAGATGGACGAGGCGGACGCGCTGGCGGAACTTCAGGAACTCGACGGCGTTGGCGAGAAGACGGCCCGGACCATCCACGGCGTTCTCGACCGCAACCCCGAGGGAGTGAAGTCGGGCAACGTCGAGTTGGGGCCTGGCGCGTCGACGCTCGTACGGGCCATCGCAGAGCGCGTCACCGCCGAGCAGACCGCACCCATCGACGAACCCGTGACGACGGACCTCCGGCGACTCATCCGCCTGCCGGGGACCATCCACGGCGGGAGCGGCCTGCTGGTGGAACCGCTCGCGTTCGACGAACTCGACGACTTCGACCCGCTTCGAGACGCGATTCCGGAGCGATTCCGGGGGCGTGACGTCCTCGTCGACGTCCACGATCCGGGGCCAGTCGACGTGGGTGACGACAGAGATAAGGTGGAGGAGGGTATCGTGTCTGTACCCGAGTACGTCGGCGTGTTTCTGCTGGCACGCGGACGCGCGGAGAAGGCGAGGGAGTAA
- a CDS encoding translation initiation factor eIF-2B: MIDETVAEIREMQTHSSSVVAVKAARALGDLLDREYATLDDFERDLEHNAGALRRANPSHASLHRTMRAIAADVLGGAQTVEGGKQLLETAIEQETERVETGKREAAANAAATFDDGETFLTHDYSSTVLEAVEDAAIGGAHLTAYVTEARPRYLGRKTARTLAAMDRVDPHLAVDAAAGHFLREADPDRVIIGMDCIVEDTLYNRVGTFPIAAAAREVGVPVVVVGSGTKIITDEFRFENEFRPPSEVMLEPADGITLENPAYDATPMSLVDEVITDEGVHEW, translated from the coding sequence ATGATAGACGAGACGGTCGCCGAGATTCGCGAGATGCAGACGCACTCCTCGTCTGTCGTCGCGGTGAAAGCCGCCCGCGCACTGGGCGACTTGCTCGACCGCGAGTACGCGACGCTCGACGACTTCGAACGCGACCTCGAACACAACGCCGGCGCGCTCAGACGCGCGAACCCCTCTCACGCCAGTCTCCACCGGACGATGCGTGCCATCGCCGCCGACGTCCTCGGCGGCGCACAGACCGTCGAAGGCGGCAAGCAACTGCTGGAGACTGCGATCGAACAGGAGACGGAACGGGTCGAGACGGGCAAGCGCGAGGCGGCCGCCAACGCCGCCGCGACGTTCGACGACGGCGAGACGTTCCTCACCCACGACTACTCCTCGACCGTGTTGGAGGCGGTCGAAGACGCCGCCATCGGCGGCGCACACCTCACCGCCTACGTCACCGAGGCGCGACCGCGCTACCTCGGGCGAAAGACCGCCCGAACGCTCGCGGCGATGGACCGCGTCGACCCACACCTCGCGGTCGACGCTGCCGCCGGGCACTTCCTCCGAGAAGCCGACCCCGACCGCGTCATCATCGGGATGGACTGCATCGTCGAGGACACCCTCTACAACCGCGTCGGCACGTTCCCCATCGCCGCTGCCGCCCGCGAAGTGGGCGTCCCGGTCGTCGTCGTCGGCTCTGGAACGAAGATCATCACCGACGAGTTCCGCTTCGAGAACGAGTTCCGCCCGCCCAGCGAGGTGATGCTCGAACCCGCCGACGGTATCACGCTGGAGAACCCCGCATACGACGCCACGCCGATGTCGCTCGTCGACGAGGTCATCACCGACGAGGGCGTCCACGAGTGGTGA
- a CDS encoding ABC transporter substrate-binding protein produces MRDTGAEDEPTRRDWLKYGGAIIGGGLLAGCVGNSESSATATPESEPSDTASPTDSAATTAEADEYQVCMKPNGCHSFDSVPEEFAVYHQGPVDIVIALGQLDGLVASAFPSTFPTQYYDQIPGVSVEMDGVTALSEDGTPDKELFYELDVDAHLIGHHPAMEYFELDESDLAELEENVAPFHGSWMRRPDYTDGHPYYGLYEGLDKYADVFQTQERGDAFRTMHDELVAEITAELPPVEERPTVAYLNTNYWGDGKTVYVRDPSAPGYQTKPLRDLEIPSHDPFAGQYPDDSNFIQGDYELLLDVDPDAIVYHAGMNVLRDSEKDFEDDILGPLRDHPVASEVTAVANGRVYPYHEFEQGPVMNLFNTELLAKALYPERFGEPTGMEAPPESARLFDRERVAAVIDGDV; encoded by the coding sequence ATGCGAGATACCGGAGCGGAAGACGAACCGACGCGGCGCGACTGGCTGAAGTACGGTGGAGCGATCATCGGTGGGGGATTGCTGGCCGGATGTGTGGGGAACAGCGAGTCCAGCGCCACCGCGACGCCGGAATCGGAGCCGAGTGACACGGCATCTCCGACCGATTCGGCGGCCACGACAGCGGAAGCCGACGAGTACCAAGTGTGTATGAAGCCCAACGGCTGTCACTCGTTCGACTCCGTCCCCGAGGAGTTCGCCGTGTACCACCAGGGGCCGGTCGACATAGTAATCGCACTGGGACAACTCGACGGGTTGGTCGCCTCTGCGTTCCCCTCGACGTTCCCGACGCAGTACTACGACCAGATTCCGGGTGTGTCTGTCGAGATGGATGGAGTCACGGCGCTCAGCGAGGACGGCACACCGGACAAAGAACTGTTCTACGAACTCGACGTCGACGCGCACCTCATCGGTCACCACCCCGCGATGGAGTACTTCGAGTTAGACGAGTCGGACCTCGCAGAACTCGAAGAGAACGTCGCACCGTTCCACGGCAGTTGGATGCGTCGGCCAGACTACACGGACGGACACCCGTACTACGGGCTCTACGAGGGACTCGACAAGTACGCGGACGTGTTTCAGACACAGGAACGCGGCGACGCGTTCCGAACGATGCACGACGAACTGGTCGCAGAGATCACTGCTGAACTTCCGCCCGTCGAGGAGCGCCCGACGGTGGCGTACCTGAACACGAACTACTGGGGTGACGGGAAGACGGTGTACGTTCGAGACCCGAGTGCTCCCGGCTACCAGACGAAGCCGCTTCGCGATTTGGAGATTCCGAGTCACGACCCGTTCGCGGGCCAGTACCCCGACGACAGCAACTTCATCCAGGGAGACTACGAGTTACTCCTCGACGTCGACCCGGACGCAATCGTCTACCACGCCGGGATGAACGTCTTGCGCGACTCCGAGAAGGACTTCGAGGACGACATCCTCGGTCCGCTTCGCGACCACCCCGTCGCGAGCGAAGTGACGGCGGTCGCGAACGGTCGCGTCTACCCGTACCACGAGTTCGAGCAAGGACCGGTGATGAACCTGTTCAACACCGAACTCCTCGCGAAGGCGCTGTACCCAGAGAGGTTCGGCGAACCGACCGGAATGGAGGCTCCGCCCGAATCGGCACGACTGTTCGATCGAGAGCGCGTGGCAGCCGTCATCGACGGCGACGTCTAA
- the fdhF gene encoding formate dehydrogenase subunit alpha, which yields MSTDDRVDTDGDGDTPLPRVPDSSRVTDPRTSTPLTESFTPGTAADPPMAAGVSTAAHDDGDDTVTVSVDGQSVTVPAGATLLDAMEQVEYEGTVPALCSYDRNGGDCSDDIGPRSTCRTCTVEADGEVVPACSHPVSDGVRVATDAAAARETREVNLDLVLSDHNLRCTTCNQNGRCELQDAAIDTEVEEPRFGVFDERSEYEPLDDTSPFIQIDRNKCITCTRCVDACNDVQVSGVLRVEGTGEDTEIGFQSDAETMADSACVSCGHCATVCPTGSLTEQGMAGIATLPIPGFNHANSVGRSMKRDAERAGRATSEPSGRQRGGGSGGSHVGDRDGPSPTRERAESDGLASALRWAKQTASDAGHSALLAGEHAAESVAARTMKEGWLFDVARRVADRRLDDVEFTETTCGFCAVGCRFQLVSKDDEVLGAVPTDDPADAPVNDFSTCVKGKFGYEFANSDDRLTTPLVRGDDGELHEATWDEALSRVVEEFESIRDRSGPDALAAFASSKCTNEEDYLMQKFARAVLGTKNIDNCARLCHSSTVAALKQTLGFGAMSNRINEDIAEADAYLITGSNTTESHPVLSTRIKRNVDDGADLVVFDPRKVEIAEHASQYVRTTPGYDVAWINGLIRYIVEEDLHDGAFIEERTRNFEALREKVEPFTPEEVERLAGVAPDDLKRAAETIATADSVVFGWAMGMTQHSHGTQNVLALADLALVTGNVGKPGAGVSPFRGHNNVQGGGGDMGTLPNSLPGYRDPTDLDVLDEFESAWGVRPPSEEGLKVPEVFTEALAGNVEGLYVMGENPALSEPDISHAEEALEALEFLVVQDIFETETTAYADVVLPAATFSEKEGTFTNTERRVQLVGKATDPPGEARQDWTIIQSLARRMGHDWDYRHPAAVMDEVAELAPIYGGISHERLREEGGLQWPCRDADDPGTPYLYDESFNFPDGKARFVPADTGEPGDLPTEEFPLTLTTGRVLYHWHTGTLTRKVDGLMDHVGEAFVEVNPATAERLGVEDGELVRVSSPRGAIEVRATVSDRPGDGVVFIPMHFADGAVNRLTGEHFDPTSGIPEYKVSSVRVEPLARDETATGADEAASDD from the coding sequence GTGAGCACCGACGACCGCGTGGACACCGACGGCGACGGAGACACCCCGCTACCGCGCGTCCCCGACTCCTCGCGCGTGACAGACCCGCGAACGTCGACGCCGCTGACAGAGTCGTTCACGCCCGGGACAGCAGCCGACCCGCCGATGGCTGCGGGAGTCTCGACTGCCGCGCACGACGACGGCGACGACACGGTGACGGTGTCCGTCGACGGGCAGTCGGTGACCGTTCCTGCGGGTGCGACGCTGCTCGACGCGATGGAGCAGGTGGAGTACGAGGGGACGGTCCCGGCGCTGTGTTCGTACGACCGCAACGGCGGCGACTGCTCCGACGACATCGGCCCTCGGTCGACGTGTCGCACCTGCACGGTCGAGGCCGACGGAGAGGTGGTTCCGGCCTGCTCACACCCCGTCAGCGACGGCGTCAGGGTGGCGACCGACGCGGCGGCGGCCCGGGAGACGCGGGAGGTGAACCTCGATCTAGTCCTCTCCGACCACAATCTTCGGTGTACCACCTGCAACCAGAACGGCCGCTGTGAACTCCAAGACGCCGCCATCGACACCGAGGTGGAGGAGCCACGGTTCGGCGTCTTCGACGAGCGCAGCGAGTACGAACCGCTCGACGACACCTCGCCGTTCATCCAGATCGACCGCAACAAGTGCATCACCTGCACTCGCTGTGTCGACGCCTGCAACGACGTGCAGGTGTCGGGCGTGTTGCGCGTCGAGGGGACCGGCGAGGACACCGAGATCGGGTTCCAGTCGGACGCCGAGACGATGGCCGACTCGGCGTGCGTCTCCTGTGGCCACTGCGCGACCGTCTGCCCGACGGGGTCGCTGACGGAGCAGGGGATGGCTGGCATCGCGACGCTGCCGATTCCGGGGTTCAACCACGCTAACAGCGTCGGGAGATCGATGAAACGCGACGCCGAGCGTGCGGGGAGAGCGACGAGCGAACCGAGCGGGCGGCAGCGTGGCGGTGGGTCCGGCGGGAGCCACGTCGGCGACCGCGACGGTCCGTCGCCGACCCGCGAACGCGCGGAATCCGACGGTCTCGCGTCGGCGCTCCGATGGGCGAAACAGACGGCGAGCGATGCCGGCCACTCGGCGTTGCTCGCGGGCGAACACGCCGCCGAGTCGGTCGCCGCGCGGACGATGAAAGAGGGGTGGCTGTTCGACGTGGCCCGCCGCGTCGCCGACCGCAGACTCGACGACGTGGAGTTCACCGAGACCACCTGCGGCTTCTGTGCGGTCGGGTGTCGCTTCCAGTTGGTCTCGAAAGACGACGAGGTGTTGGGTGCGGTGCCGACGGACGACCCCGCCGACGCCCCGGTCAACGACTTCTCGACGTGCGTGAAGGGGAAGTTCGGCTACGAGTTCGCCAACAGCGACGACCGCCTGACGACGCCGCTCGTTCGCGGCGACGACGGCGAGTTACATGAGGCGACGTGGGACGAGGCGCTGTCGCGGGTCGTCGAGGAGTTCGAGTCGATCCGTGACCGCTCGGGACCGGACGCGCTGGCGGCGTTCGCCTCCTCGAAGTGTACGAACGAGGAGGATTACCTGATGCAGAAGTTCGCGCGGGCGGTGCTCGGTACGAAGAACATCGACAACTGCGCCCGCCTGTGTCACTCCTCGACGGTCGCGGCCCTGAAACAGACGCTCGGCTTCGGTGCGATGTCGAACCGCATCAACGAGGACATCGCCGAGGCCGATGCCTACCTCATCACGGGGTCGAACACCACCGAGAGCCACCCGGTGTTGTCGACCCGGATCAAGCGCAACGTCGACGACGGTGCGGATCTGGTCGTCTTCGACCCCCGGAAAGTCGAAATCGCCGAACACGCGAGTCAGTACGTCCGTACGACCCCGGGATACGACGTGGCGTGGATTAACGGCCTGATCCGTTACATCGTCGAGGAGGATCTCCACGACGGGGCGTTCATCGAAGAGCGCACGCGCAACTTCGAGGCCCTCCGCGAGAAGGTGGAGCCGTTCACGCCCGAGGAGGTCGAGCGACTCGCGGGCGTCGCGCCCGACGACCTGAAGCGGGCGGCCGAGACCATCGCGACCGCCGACTCGGTCGTGTTCGGGTGGGCGATGGGGATGACCCAGCACAGCCACGGCACGCAGAACGTCCTCGCGCTGGCGGATCTGGCGCTCGTCACCGGCAACGTCGGCAAGCCCGGCGCGGGCGTCTCGCCGTTCCGCGGCCACAACAACGTCCAGGGCGGCGGCGGCGACATGGGAACGCTCCCCAACTCCCTCCCGGGGTACCGCGATCCGACGGACCTGGACGTACTCGACGAGTTCGAGTCTGCCTGGGGCGTGCGCCCGCCCAGCGAGGAGGGGCTGAAAGTCCCAGAAGTGTTCACGGAAGCGCTCGCGGGCAACGTCGAGGGCCTGTACGTGATGGGCGAGAACCCGGCGCTGTCGGAACCCGACATCAGCCACGCAGAGGAGGCGTTGGAGGCGCTGGAGTTTCTCGTCGTGCAGGACATCTTCGAGACGGAGACGACCGCGTACGCCGACGTGGTGTTGCCCGCCGCGACGTTCTCCGAGAAGGAGGGGACGTTCACCAACACCGAGCGCCGCGTCCAGTTGGTCGGGAAGGCGACCGACCCGCCGGGCGAGGCGCGACAGGACTGGACCATCATCCAGTCGCTCGCGCGGCGGATGGGCCACGACTGGGACTACCGGCATCCAGCGGCGGTGATGGACGAGGTAGCCGAACTCGCGCCAATCTACGGCGGCATCAGTCACGAGCGACTGCGTGAGGAGGGCGGCCTACAGTGGCCGTGCCGCGACGCCGACGACCCGGGAACGCCGTACCTCTACGACGAGTCGTTCAACTTCCCCGACGGGAAGGCGCGGTTTGTCCCCGCCGACACGGGCGAACCCGGCGACCTCCCAACCGAGGAGTTCCCGCTCACGCTCACGACCGGGCGGGTGCTGTACCACTGGCACACGGGGACGCTCACCCGGAAAGTGGACGGCCTGATGGACCACGTCGGCGAGGCGTTCGTTGAGGTGAATCCGGCGACCGCCGAACGACTCGGAGTCGAAGACGGTGAACTGGTTCGCGTGTCGTCGCCGCGGGGTGCGATCGAAGTCCGGGCGACGGTGAGCGACCGCCCGGGCGACGGTGTCGTGTTCATTCCGATGCACTTCGCCGACGGGGCGGTAAACCGTCTCACCGGCGAGCACTTCGACCCCACGAGCGGCATCCCCGAGTACAAGGTGTCGAGCGTCCGCGTCGAACCGCTCGCTCGAGACGAGACGGCGACCGGAGCTGACGAGGCCGCAAGCGACGACTGA
- a CDS encoding NADH-ubiquinone oxidoreductase-F iron-sulfur binding region domain-containing protein, with protein MSTSHATTATVRVAFDDADGEAAAEAAERAAADADGIVVRRVGSPGTADLPAVAVTRDGRTALLTGVDTDEAAALVASVDAGEFPNDEAVGVVDHDPETMEFPFPEGPLSVGVRRTLVGAGWLDPTAFDPPTDGDAGDTGLSTLSTLGLRGRGWGDAAQDDPVAAEWRTARAAEGDPVVVVNGLDADPKVDADRLLLSSLTGRVFAGVVVAARAVDVSEVVVALPEDDPVVAERVRAVADVVEDETRLTVEVTAAQAAYMTAEPTALLESLEGNDRIEARRRPPAPAAWGLFERPTLVHTPRTLAAIERAVADPAAYDAGAADPGTRLVTVVGDRRRTVELPTDASLSRALVEGECGAFACVGGRFGGVTRDLDTPVAAPALRGAGLGTNGSVEPFSTGEDGACAVAVAGRRIATAREENCGRCVPCREGSTQAHERLRAVYNGDLSTTRLRELARTMRRTSLCGFGRDAARPLASVLSEFEADLRAHADGRCPAGVCDL; from the coding sequence ATGTCTACATCACACGCGACCACGGCGACCGTCCGCGTCGCGTTCGACGACGCCGACGGCGAAGCGGCCGCAGAGGCGGCCGAACGGGCGGCCGCCGATGCCGACGGTATCGTGGTCCGCCGGGTCGGGTCGCCAGGGACGGCCGACCTGCCAGCGGTCGCGGTGACGCGTGACGGGCGAACGGCGCTTCTCACCGGCGTCGACACTGACGAGGCGGCAGCACTCGTGGCGAGCGTCGACGCCGGCGAATTTCCGAACGACGAGGCAGTCGGCGTCGTCGACCACGACCCCGAAACGATGGAGTTCCCGTTCCCCGAGGGGCCGCTCTCGGTCGGCGTCCGCCGAACGCTGGTCGGGGCAGGCTGGCTCGACCCGACCGCCTTCGACCCGCCGACCGATGGCGACGCCGGCGACACGGGACTGTCGACGCTCTCCACGCTCGGCCTCCGCGGTCGTGGCTGGGGCGACGCCGCACAGGACGACCCCGTCGCAGCGGAGTGGCGCACCGCTCGCGCCGCAGAAGGCGACCCAGTCGTCGTCGTGAATGGCCTCGACGCCGACCCGAAGGTCGACGCCGACCGCCTCCTCCTGTCGAGTCTCACGGGTCGCGTGTTCGCCGGTGTGGTCGTCGCCGCCCGCGCCGTCGACGTGAGCGAGGTCGTCGTCGCCCTGCCCGAGGACGACCCGGTCGTAGCCGAGCGAGTTCGCGCCGTCGCAGACGTGGTCGAAGACGAGACGAGGCTGACGGTCGAGGTGACCGCCGCGCAAGCGGCGTACATGACCGCCGAGCCGACGGCCCTGCTGGAATCGCTGGAGGGCAACGACCGCATCGAGGCGCGGCGACGACCACCCGCCCCGGCGGCGTGGGGCCTGTTCGAGCGGCCGACGCTCGTCCACACGCCGCGGACGCTCGCGGCAATCGAGCGAGCGGTGGCAGACCCCGCGGCGTACGACGCAGGCGCTGCCGACCCCGGAACCAGACTCGTCACGGTCGTCGGCGACCGTCGGCGGACGGTCGAACTCCCGACGGACGCGAGTCTCTCGCGAGCGCTCGTCGAGGGAGAGTGCGGCGCGTTCGCCTGCGTTGGCGGTCGCTTCGGCGGGGTGACCCGCGACCTCGACACGCCGGTCGCGGCACCAGCGCTTCGTGGCGCGGGACTCGGCACGAACGGGTCGGTCGAACCGTTCTCGACGGGCGAGGACGGCGCGTGCGCGGTCGCGGTCGCGGGCCGTCGCATCGCGACCGCTCGCGAGGAGAACTGCGGGCGCTGCGTACCGTGCCGAGAGGGGAGCACGCAGGCACACGAACGCCTGCGGGCGGTGTACAATGGTGACCTCTCGACCACACGGCTCAGAGAACTCGCGCGGACGATGCGCCGAACGTCGCTGTGTGGATTCGGCCGCGACGCCGCCCGTCCGCTCGCGTCTGTGCTGTCGGAGTTCGAAGCCGACCTGCGGGCACACGCCGATGGCCGCTGCCCAGCGGGGGTGTGTGACCTGTGA